The sequence CAGACCTTCACGTGTGGTACGCGGCGCCGAAAGGCCCGAGCACGGATGCAGAGCTGCGCCTGCGGCGCGGTTGGGCGCGCCATACCTCGGGCCTGGTCAGCGTGCGTGGCGTGCGTGCGACACACACCGCGATCATTCGCTCGCCTGCCTGCCTGGCGGGCATCCAGGCGGCAATAGCGGACGCAAGTTAGCAGAAACGAGAAAGAGGTACGAACATGGCATGGGATGACGAAGACGACAACACCACCTACCTGGTCGTGGTGAACCACGAAGAGCAGTACTCGATCTGGCCCGATTACCGCGAGCTCCCCAGCGGGTGGCGGGCCGAAGGCAAAACCGGCAAAAAGGCAGAATGCCTCGAGCACATCGACAAGGTATGGACGGACATGCGGCCGTTGAGCCTGCGCAAGCACATGGAAAAGGTCGCCGCCGAACGTGCTGCCGCCGAGCGTGCCGCCAAGGACACCGAGCCCGAATGAGCTGCGTGGTCCATTGGACCTTTGATTGCTCGCGCGGCTGGCGACTCACCCGCCACGACATCGGCGCGACGTTTTCGTAGCCGTAACACTTCGGCCCAGAAAGCCGGTTGACACCGGCAGCTTCAGGGCCACAAACCCCGACGAGGACTTTGTCCTGTACAGCCTGGACAACGTTACCCCTGACCAGGTTCGCGACCGAGCCTTCAACGTAGTCGCCACCCCCGACCCTGACGATACAATCTTCGACGACCTTGGCGCAGGGACCGAATACGGCCGGCGTGTGTACACGCAAGCCGATGAGACCACGAACTTGATCCCATCGCCAACCGCAGGCATGAGCGTGGATTGCAGCCTGGACAACGCTCCGTGCGGTAAATGGCTGATCGTCCCGCTCAACAGCGCTGCAGTATCCGACATCAATGCAGCCGGCCCCCTTTGGGGCTTCGGAGGCACCGTGGAGGACCTTAGCAGTGCGGGCACACAACGTGTGAACGTCGGTACTCAGGTGGACTTGCCGCCAGGCATCGGCGCGTTCCCCGAGTTCTTGACACCGCAGCCGCGGCTGGTTGCGACTCCCTAGCTACAGGTTGGTGCAAAAATAGGGGAGGTTTTTCCATGGTTTCGGCAACCGGATAACTGGGCGGTCAACCGAAGCTGCGCTTTTTCGCGGGACCGAGCCCGAGGCCGAGAGCGAGAGTGAGTTCGGATTCGGAAGCAGAGGGCAGAGGCCGAGACGGAGGCAGAGCCGCGGTGGAGGCAGAGGTCCCGATGCCGATGCGGAGGCGGATGTCGGGTTCGGACATCGGGCTCCGGGTTCCGTGTTCGGATTCGGGTTGCGACATCCGTGTCGGGTCGGAGGACGCCCCGCCTCCCGCCCCGACCCGGGTTGGCGTCCGCCGGCGGACACTAGCCCGATGATGCGGGCAGCGAGGCGAAGTACACGTCTTCGAGGTTGGGTGGGACGGTCGCATAGCCGCGCCCCGGTGGGCTGTCCGCCAGCACACGCAAGATCACCTTGCCCCGAGCGAGGCGCCTGGAAACCACGAGCCCCGATGCCGGGGCTGGGGCCACCTCGGCGCGCGACACGGTCTGCTGCCAGATGCGCCCGGCGAAGCGTTCCATGAGCCCTTCGGGCGTGCCTTCGGCGACCAGCCGGCCCCCGGCCACGATGGCCAGCCTGTTGCAAAGACTGGCCACGTCTTCGACGATGTGGGTCGACACGATCACGACGGCTGATTCCCCCGTTTCGCCGAGCAGGTCGTGAAAACGCTGTCGCTCCAGTGGATCGAGGCCCGCCGTGGGCTCGTCCAGAATCAACAAGCGCGGATGCCCGAGCAGGGCCTGGGCCACGCCAAAGCGTTGCTTCATGCCTCCGGAGAGCTCGCCAAGCCTGCGCCGGCGGACGTCGAATAGGTTCACGTACTGCAGCAAGTCGTGCACGTGGCCCCTGCGGGAGGGTCCGCCACGCAAGCCTTTCATGGCTGCGATGTGCTCGAGCAACGCTTCCGTCGTGACGCGCGGATAAACGCCGAAGTCCTGTGGCAAGTAGCCGAGGCAGCGCCGAATCGCGTCGGGCCGCGCCAAGCCGTCCACGCCCGCCAGCCGGAAGGTCCCGGCGTCGGGGGCCAACAAGGTTGCAACGATGCGCATCAGCGTGGACTTACCGGCACCATTCGGTCCCAGAAGGCCGAATATGCCGCGTTCCAAACGCAGCGAAATGCCGTCGAGCGCGCGCACGCCGCTGCTAAACGTCTTGTGCAGGCCGACGAGCTCGAGCACCAGCTCGGATGCTCGCCCGCGCCCCCGCGCCCCATTTGCGATGTGTGGAGCACGTCCGAAACGCGGTGTTTGCTCACGCGGGCAGCATAGACCTGGACCACGTCGGGACCAATCGTGCGGGCGACGCCGGCCCACATTGGCAGCAACATGGATACCTACGCATGAAAACGCAATTCATTTTCATTAAAGGATTGACCCCTGCGCTGGGATGTGGTCTAGGATGGTCGCCTTGGGTGCTGGCCGCCTCGGCGGTTCGCCATCGTTCCTGGCAATCGCGGTGCATTCTGCTGGAATGTGCATGCTACGCCGGTTGCTGGATCCGTGACCTGTCGCGGATGGGCGGTGCAGGACCGTTGGAGCACCGGCCAGCGGCCCTCGGCAGCGGGCTTTCGTGTAGCGCAATGGACGGCTGGCTCGTGCCGCGTCCTAGCTTGCGGGCCGAGGCGACCGTCGACCAGGAGAGCGAATGCGGAACGTACCAGCAGCGGTAACGATAGCGGGGGCGTGCCGGCCCTACAAGTTGGGAGTCGTTTTATTGGCGTGCGCTGGGATCTGGGCCTGCTCGGGCTCGGATGACCCCGGCGTTGGCATGGACCCGGCGAGCATCCCGGACGCAGCCGCCGGCGACGCCGGCCCGGCGGACGCGGGCACCGATGGCTCCGACGCCGAGTCGGATGCCTCCGATGCCGGCGCGACCGATGCGCCGCACGACGCAACCACAGGGGACGCCGCCTGTCCAGGAGAGCTTTGCGACGCGAGCGTTACGTGCAGCGGGGACACGGACTGCAGCGACGGCGACGCGTGCAACGGCGAGGAGAGGTGCGTTGACGCCATTTGCCAGCCAGGTGAGCCACTCAACTGCGACGATGGCAATGCCTGCAACGGGATCGAGTCGTGCGATCCCGCAACCGGCTGCACAGCGGGCGTGGCTCCCAACTGCGACGATGGCGATCCATGTACTGCCGACGCATGCGATGCCGGTGAGGGGTGTGTCTTT comes from Pseudomonadota bacterium and encodes:
- a CDS encoding MbtH family protein, translating into MAWDDEDDNTTYLVVVNHEEQYSIWPDYRELPSGWRAEGKTGKKAECLEHIDKVWTDMRPLSLRKHMEKVAAERAAAERAAKDTEPE
- a CDS encoding ABC transporter ATP-binding protein produces the protein MLELVGLHKTFSSGVRALDGISLRLERGIFGLLGPNGAGKSTLMRIVATLLAPDAGTFRLAGVDGLARPDAIRRCLGYLPQDFGVYPRVTTEALLEHIAAMKGLRGGPSRRGHVHDLLQYVNLFDVRRRRLGELSGGMKQRFGVAQALLGHPRLLILDEPTAGLDPLERQRFHDLLGETGESAVVIVSTHIVEDVASLCNRLAIVAGGRLVAEGTPEGLMERFAGRIWQQTVSRAEVAPAPASGLVVSRRLARGKVILRVLADSPPGRGYATVPPNLEDVYFASLPASSG